The segment CTACGACGGGTTCTGGGAAAGCGGGCTCAACGATTGGGATACCGCCGCCGGCTGCCTGATCGTGCGCGAGGCGGGCGGTTTCGTGTCCGATTTCCGCGGCCGGTCGCAGCCGATCCATTCGGCACAGGTGCTGGCTGCCAACGATGCGCTGCATTCGAAACTGCACAAATTGCTCGTCAATGCGCTCAAGGCTTGATGCCGCACCGGGGCGCGGCTAACGCCTGCGGTCCCGATGCAGTGCCCCTGTGGCGGAATTGGTAGACGCGCTCGACTCAAAATCGAGTTTCTTCTGAAGTGCCGGTTCGAGTCCGGCCAGGGGTACCAAACTAAATCCTTGCGC is part of the Hyphomicrobiales bacterium genome and harbors:
- a CDS encoding inositol monophosphatase — protein: YDGFWESGLNDWDTAAGCLIVREAGGFVSDFRGRSQPIHSAQVLAANDALHSKLHKLLVNALKA